GACGCGAATGCCCATCAAGGAGGCCAGACGGATCGACGGACGGCAATAATCCGAGAAGATCAGGAAGCCGCCGGAATACGGAATGAGACCGCCATGCAGGGCGATGCCGTTCATCGCCGCCGCCATGCCATGCTCACGAATGCCCCAATGCACGTAACGGCCCGAGAAATCGGTCGGCGTGATCGACGCAGTCTGGCTGGTCTTGGTATTGTTGGAACCGGTCAGGTCGGCAGAACCACCGAGCGTCTCGATCACCACGCCATTGATGACTTCCAGCGCATCCTCGGAGGATTTGCGGGTGGCAAGGGTTGGCTTGGTCTCGGCCAGCTTCTTCTTATAGGCGTCGATGGCAGCATCGAAACCTTCCGGCAGCTTGCCAGCGAAGCGGCGGGTAAACTCGGCCTTGTGATCGGAGCCTTCCAGACCCTTTTCCCATTCGGCACGTGTCGCGGCACCACGCGCACCGGCTTCGCGCCAGGCGTCCAGCACGTCGGCGGGTACGTGAAACGCCTCGTCAGCCCAGCCCAACGCCTTGCGGGTGGCGGCAATTTCGTCGGCACCGAGCGGCGAGCCGTGCACCTTATGGGTGCCAGCCTTGTTGGGAGAACCGAAGCCGATCACCGTCTTGCAGGCGATCATCGTTGGCTTTTCGGACAGCTGGGCGGCGGACAGTGCAGCCGAAATCGCTTCCGGGTCGTGACCGTCAACAGCCATGGTGTTCCAGCCCGAAGCGCGGAACCGGCCATGCTGGTCGGTGCTGTCGGCCAGCGAAATCGCGCCGTCAATGGAAATGCCGTTATCGTCCCAGAGCACGATCAGCTTGTTGAGCTTCAGATGGCCGGCCAGCGAAATCGCTTCCTGGCTGATGCCTTCCATCAGGCAGCCATCGCCAACGATGGCATAGGTGTGGTGATGCATGAGCTCGCTGCCGAATTCGGACGCCAGCTTCTTTTCAGCAATTGCCATGCCGACGGCATTGGCAACACCCTGGCCGAGCGGGCCGGTTGTCGTCTCGATGCCCGAGAGATGGCCATATTCCGGATGGCCTGCGGTTTTCGATCCGAGCTGGCGGAAATTCCTGATGTCGTCGATGCTGATGTCTTCATAGCCGGTCAGGTAAAGGACCGAATAGAGCAGCATAGAGCCGTGGCCAGCCGACAGCACAAAACGGTCGCGATTGGCCCATTTCGGCGCCTTGGGATCGAAATTCAAAAAGCGGGTAAACAGCACCGTCGCGACATCGGCCATGCCCATCGGCATGCCGGGATGGCCGGAATTGGCCTTTTCGACCGCATCCATGGACAGAAATCGGATCGCATTGGCCATCCGGTTGTGCTTTTCGGGAGAAATCATGACTGTTCCGCCTGTTCCGGGTCTCGATGGACGAACGCCGTTCGGGCGAACGTCAGAAAGTGGGTGATCCTTAACATCTAGGACGGGCAAGTCAATAAATTGAGGCCGCGTGATTGCGTGGAAGGCATATTTTCGGTTTTTGCCTTAATATTGATCATTGTCTCGTATTGATGCGCGCCATGGACGGCGGCGGGTCTACTCGTCCACAAGCATGACACAGTGAAAAGCTGGGGTTTGTTGACGCCAGCTACAGGCAATGACTAATGTCGCATGAGAACTATAGGGGCCAAGGGGTCGATTCGGCTTGCCTTTTGGAGTTTGTCAGGGAAAAATGAAGCCGGTTTTCCGAAACGACAAAGACGAGCACGAATATCTGGGACGACCAAGAACATCTGGAGGCTTTCCGGTTCGAACAGAGCCTGAAAACTTCATAAGCCGGGGCAAAGAGACATGGCGACGGATAAAGCGGAAGCCGCGCTCGGCGCATTGAAACAGGCCATTTCCGGCCTGGAAAATGCCATAGACATGCGACTGGAACTGCAACGCGCCAATGGCGAGGTGGAGCAGGAGGTGAAGCGCGTCCATATCGACCGCGCCCGCCTTGCCCAGGAACTTGACCAATCGCAATTTCGCGCCAACCGGCTGGAAGAGGTCAATCGCGAAGTCTCGCGCCGCCTGGTCACCGCAATGGAAACCATCAGGGCCGTACTGGACCGCTAGGCCAGCCTCGCCTCACTCAGGGATCATTCGACAGACATGGCACAAGTCACGGTCACCATCGATGGAAAAGCCTATCGCATGGCCTGCGAGGAAGGGCAGGAAAACCACCTGACCGATCTGGCCAGCCAGTTCGACCGTTATGTCAGCCATCTCAAAAGCCAGTTTGGCGAAATCGGCGACCTGCGCGTCACCGTGATGGCGGGCATCATGGTGATGGACGAATTGTCCGAGTTGAAACGCCGGATTGCCGCCGCCGAAGCCACCTCCGCTGGCGCCATTGGCCGCGAAGACGACATCCTCGCCGCCATCATGGAATTGACGGAACGCCTCAACGGCCTGACCCGCAAACTGACCGAAAAGCCACAGGCTGCGGCCAGCCCGACGGAAAACCAGCACCACTGAAATAAACATGGCTGCAACCGCCAGCACCACTGGCGCAAGGGCCGGAAAGCGCCTATATCTGTCATGCGGTCTGCGCCTCTCGACAGGAACACACAATCCCTGGGGCCATACCCGATCTTGAGGGAGCTGTCCCTGTTCGGACCCGTGGGTTCGGACATACGGCGCCCACCTACTTTGTAGGCTCCCAGGATCGCAAAAATCCATCGGTTGCGTGGACCGCACTTTTCCCTTCTATCAGTTTCAGACGGTTTTGGCGCAGCTACCGCTTCGTTCAAAGCGGCTTGCTTTCAAAGCGGCGGTTGCGGCACAATGCACGGTATTGCTGCATAATTCCCGGAAACAGCCATGTACCAACCACCTCATTTTCGCCAGACCGACCACGAAGCGCTTTGCCAGTTCATCATGGCACAGCCGTTTGGCCTGCTGATCTCCTCTGGAAGCGGCGGATTGATCGCCAATCCCCTGCCCTTCTTCCTCTTGCGCGGTAACGACACGCAGCCGGACCGGCTGCTGGCGCATATGGCGCGGGCCAATCCGCAATGGCAGGCCATCGATGCGGGAGACGAGGTTCTCGTCGCCTTCATGGGCTCTGACCATTACATCTCCCCCAATTGGTATCCCAGCAAACAGGAAACCGGCAAAGTCGTGCCAACCTGGAATTACCAGACCGTGCAGGTCAGAGGCATGGCAAAAGCACATCAGGACCCAGCCTGGCTGCTGGCGCAGGTCCGCCTGCTGACCGATCAGATGGAAGCCTCCGGTCCTCGCCCCTGGGCCGTCGATGATGCACCTGACAATTTCGTCGCAGCCCAGATGCGCGGCATCGTTGGGGTCGAAGTGCAGATTTCTCATCTCGAGGGCAAGCTGAAGGCCAGCCAGAACCGGACAGACATCGACCGGCAAGGCGTGCTGGATGGACTTGGCGGGCAAGCAACACCCCAGGCCAACGCCATGGCCGCGCTGATGCGACGTGCCAAGAGCTGAGCCAAAAAGGGAATAACGTGGTTTGAGACCCTAGAGCAGCTTGGTTGAATCTGAACCTCACTGGTCCAAGACTTTAAGCGAAAGAAATATCGAGGCAGCTTCCATCCTGTCGAAACGATAGAAGCTGCCGCTACTGCTTAAAACTCTTCCCAATTGTTGCCGCCGGAGGCGCTGGAGGCCGCAGCGGCAGATGAGCCACCAGTGAAGGCGCTGGCCAGCTTGCCCATCATCGAGCGCGCCGGAGAACCGACAGGGCGGGAGCTGGGCTGGGCAGGTTTGATGCGCGATGCGGCCAAAGGCTTGGCGGCAGGCGCCCGTGACGCAGGGGCTGGCTGATGGTTTGGCGCCCAGGATGCGGCCTCACCCGGCACCTTGAACTCGGCAATCAGGCTGACCAATGTGGTGGCGCTTTCGGCGAGCTTGTGGGTGACGGCGGTGGTTTCTTCCACCATGGCGGCGTTTTTCTGGGTGAACTGGTCCATATGGTTGACGGAGGTGTTGATCTCCTGCAAGCCGGTGCTCTGTTCGCGCGAAGACGTCGCAATCTCGGCAATCAGGCCATTGATCATCGATACCTGTTGGGAAATCGCTCCAAGCGCATCGCCGGTTTCGCGCACCAGCCTGACGCCACCAGCCACTTCCGTCCCCGACTTGCTGATCAACGCCTTGATATCCTTGGCGGCATTGGCGGAGCGCTGCGCCAGTTCGCGCACTTCCTGAGCAACCACGGCAAAGCCCTTGCCCGCCTCTCCGGCCCGTGCTGCTTCGACACCGGCATTGAGCGCGAGAAGATTGGTCTGGAAAGCGATTTCATCGATGACATTGATGATCTTGGAAATCTCGCTCGAGGCCTGTTCGATCCGGCCCATGGCCGACACCGCATCCGCCACCACCTTGGACGAGCCTTCTGTGCTGACCTGAGCATCGGAGGCGAGAGCCGCGGCCTGTTGAGCACGGTCGGCGGCGCTGCGCACTGTGCCGGTGACCTGTTCCAGCGCTGCCGAGGTCTCTTCCAGAGAGGCTGCCTGCTGCTCGGTGCGGCTGGCCAGCGCGCCTGCGGCGCTGCGCATTTCATTACCGCTGGCCTCGACCGACATCGCCTCGTTGCGCAAACGGGCGAAGGCCAGGCTGAGATTGTTGACCGAATTGTTGAAATCGACCCGGAGCGGTTCAAGTTCAGGAATAAACGACTGGTCGATCCGCGTCGTCAGGTCGCCACTGCTCAGGCGGTTCATGGCAACCGCCAGCATATCGGCACAGTTTCGGATATTGGCGGCATCCGCATCCTTCTCAGCCTCACGCTCGGCCCGTTCCCGGTCGTTGCGCGCCCGCGTTTCGTTTGCGTCCTGTTCCAGTTGCAGCTTCTTAAGCGCATCTTCGCGGAAAACTTCCAGCGCCCGGGCCAGAGCACCGATCTCGTTGCGCAAGCTCTGATGGGGAACTTCAACATCGGTCCGGCCATCGGCAAGACTGGAGGCCGCCGCTGTCAGTTCCGGAATCGGGCGCATGGTCTTGCGGGTGATGAACACCATCAGCAGGAGGGAAACCAGCAAGGCGATACCCGCCGTAATCGCCACGGCTTGCGCCATCTGATCGCTGATACCGGCAATTTCGGCAACACGCACACCGGCGTAGAGAATGCCGATCACAGAACCGGAAGAATTGATGATCGGCTTGTAGATTGTATAGTAATCCGTGCCGAGAATGGCGGCCTGACCACGATACGTCTCACCCTTGACGAGGGCCGAATAGACGGCACCCGTTGGATCGAGCGGCGTGCCGACGGCGCGCTGGCCATCCGGCTTGATGATATTGGTTGTGCGGCGAATATAACCCTTGGTCGCTTCATCCAGGGTAAACAGCGTCGCCGTCTGGCCCGTCATCCGGCCAATGGAATCGATCGTGTCATGATTGGCAAATTGCGCCGGCAGCGTCTGCGCCGAAATGCGTTCAACATTGCCATCCCGACCCCAGCTGACCTTCACACCAGGCACATCGCGCTCCAGCAACGTGGCCGCGACCCGCAGGCTGCTGTTCTGGCTGTCGATGGCCTGCTGCGTCACGCGCTCATGAACCTGCCGCGAAATCGTCCAGGCAACAGCGCCCAGAGATACAACCAATATCAGGGTCGTCACCACAGTGATCGTCCCGACCAGCCCGAAACGGGATAGAAATTTCATTGCCAAACCCTCAAATATTTATGGCCCCTTGAGCCTAAAATATTTGACGAGTGTTAAGGCAAGATTGTCACAAACCTTTCTCCAGCCCTTCACCGCCAAGGCCTCTACGTCCCATTCCAAGGGAAATAGCACCAATGCGGGACGCTTGCAGCGCGCATCTATCGGCACAAAAGTGCAATTCTTTGATTATACAACAACATAAATACAAAACTAAATTACTTATAACTAAAACACAAATTGTTCCATCGTGACCTGCTCTTGCAAAACAAAGAGCGATTATGGTTAAACAACTGCCAACAAAGAGAGAACACATGCCCTTGGACAGTACAAAAAACCATTTGCGCCAACAAAGCCTTGCCCGTCGGGACGCTATTCCTGCTCACATTCGCGCCGATCATTCGGCCGCAATTGCCCATCACGGCGCCAGCGCCATCGAGATTGCCCCAAGCGCCATGATTTCCGGCTTCCTGCCGATCCGCTCCGAAGTAGACACGCAACCGTTAATGGAGATGTTGCGCCAGCGCGGTGCCGATCTCTGCCTGCCCGTGGTTCTGGACCGCCAGACCATCTGCTTCCGGCAATGGCACAGCCAGGAACCGCTGATCGATACCGGTTTTGGCACACGCGGTCCCGGCCCCGATGCGCCGGTGGTCGATCCACAGGTCCTGCTGATTCCGCTGGCCGCCTTCGACCGGCATGGCAACCGGATCGGCTATGGAGCAGGCCATTACGACCGGGCGATTGCCCGTTTGCATCAGAAAGGCCTTGATCCGCTTCTGATCGGCATTGCATTTGACTGTCAGGAAGTGGCAGATGTGCCTTTCGAACCCCATGACGTCGCTTTGCATGCCATTTTGACGGAAAGTGGATACAAGAACTTCAAGACCTGACTGGATTTAAGGAATGCGGCTGCTTTTTCTGGGCGACATGGTTGGCAAGACAGGCCGCACGGCGGTTTGGGAAAAGCTGCCCGGCCTGGTCTCCGACCTGAAACTGGATTTCGTCATCGTCAATGGCGAAAATGCCGCTGGCGGCTTCGGGATTACCGAGGATATTTTCCTCGAAACCATCAATGCCGGCGCCGATGTCGTCACCACGGGCAACCACGTCTGGGACCAGAAGGAAGCGATCACCTTTTCAGGCCGCCACGACCAGTTCCTGCGCCCGGCCAATTATCCGGCGGGGACACCCGGCAAAGGGTCGGGTCTCTATTATGCCCGCAACGGTGCGCGCGTGCTGGTCGCCAATATCATGGGCCGGGTCTTCATGCATCCAGAGCTGGACGATCCGTTCAAATCGGCGGAAACCATTCTGGCCGCCTGCCCCCTGAAGGAACAGGCCGACGCCATCATCTTCGATTTTCATGCCGAGGCCACCAGCGAAAAGCAGTGTTTCGGCCATTTCGTCGATGGCCGCGCCAGTTTCGTGGTCGGCACCCACACCCATGTGCCAACCGCCGACCATCAGATTCTCAATGGCGGCACCGCCTATATGTCGGATGCGGGCATGTGCGGCGACTATGATTCGTCGCTCGGCATGGAAAAGGAAGAGCCGCTCAACCGTTTCATTTCGAAAATGCCCAAGGGCCGGTTCGAAGCCGCCCACGGCCCGGCGACGATCTGCGGCGTCGGCGTCGAGATTTCCGACAGTACAGGCCTTGCCGAAAAGATCGCCCCTTTGCGCATCGGCCCGCGCCTCACGGAGACCATACCCGCTTTCTGGGCTTGAAGCCTTCGGCTTCATATCCTGATTGCGCCGGGCAACAGCCCGATCAATCTTGCCTCTTGCCGAGACCGGTGTAAGGTCCCGCGCAACACCGTAACGACAGTCAACACGGGAAACTCACCATGCCTGCTTTCAAGACACTTGACGATCTCACCGATATCGCCGGCAAGCGCGTACTGTTGCGCGTCGACCTGAACGTGCCCGTCTCCGGCGGCAAGGTGACGGATGCGACCCGCATCGAGCGCGTCGCCCCGACCATCAAGGAACTGTCGGCCAAGGGCGCCAAGGTTATCCTGCTGGCCCATTTCGGTCGTCCCAAGGGCGAGCCGGTTGCCGATATGTCGCTGTCCCAGATCATTTCCGCCGTCGAGGAAGTGCTGGACCAGGCGGTCGCGTTTGGCGAAGACTGCGTTGGAGAGCCGGCCGAAAGGGCCGTTGCCGCCCTGAACAATGGCGATATCCTGCTTCTGGAAAATACCCGCTTCCACAAGGGCGAGGAAAAGAACGATGCCGACTTTACCGCAGAACTCGCCAAGAACGGCGACATCTATGTCAATGATGCCTTTTCCGCTGCCCACCGCGCCCACGCCTCCACGGAAGGGCTCGCCCATATTCTGCCTGCCTATGCAGGACGCACCATGCAGGCCGAGTTGGAAGCGCTGGAAAAGGGCCTCGGCAAGCCGACCCATCCGGTGGTCGCCATTGTCGGCGGCGCCAAGGTTTCCTCCAAGATCGACCTGCTGATGAACCTGGTCAAGAAGGTCGATGCGCTTGTCATTGGCGGTGGCATGGCCAATACATTCATCGCCGCCCAGGGGATCGATGTCGGAAAATCGCTGTGCGAACACGATCTGGCTGCGACCGCCAAGCAGATCATGATCGAAGCGGAAACGGCTGGCTGCACCATCGTGCTGCCGGTCGACGGCGTCGTCGCTCGCGAGTTCAAGGCCAATGCCGCCAATGAGACCGTCAGCGTCTCAGCCATTCCAGCCGACGCGATGATGCTGGATGTCGGTCCGAAATCGGTAGCGGTCGTCAATGACTGGATCACCAAGGCGGCAACGCTGGTCTGGAACGGCCCGCTCGGCGCTTTTGAAATCCCTCCCTTTGATACCGCCACCGTCTCTGCCGCAAAACATGCCGCAGAGCGCAGCAAGGCTGGCAAACTGGTGTCGGTGGCGGGCGGCGGCGACACTGTCTCGGCGCTCAATCATGCTGGCGTTGTCGATGACTTTTCCTATGTCTCGACCGCAGGCGGCGCTTTCCTGGAGTGGATGGAAGGCAAGGAACTGCCCGGTGTCGCCGTATTGACCCGTCCAGCTTAACAACCTGCGAAAAAATTCAGGTGCGGCACGGAACAAATGCCGCACCTGAATTTCTTTTAAAAAAGATTGAATTTTAAAACGATTGAAGTGATTTCAATCGTTTC
The Allorhizobium ampelinum S4 genome window above contains:
- the tkt gene encoding transketolase; this encodes MISPEKHNRMANAIRFLSMDAVEKANSGHPGMPMGMADVATVLFTRFLNFDPKAPKWANRDRFVLSAGHGSMLLYSVLYLTGYEDISIDDIRNFRQLGSKTAGHPEYGHLSGIETTTGPLGQGVANAVGMAIAEKKLASEFGSELMHHHTYAIVGDGCLMEGISQEAISLAGHLKLNKLIVLWDDNGISIDGAISLADSTDQHGRFRASGWNTMAVDGHDPEAISAALSAAQLSEKPTMIACKTVIGFGSPNKAGTHKVHGSPLGADEIAATRKALGWADEAFHVPADVLDAWREAGARGAATRAEWEKGLEGSDHKAEFTRRFAGKLPEGFDAAIDAYKKKLAETKPTLATRKSSEDALEVINGVVIETLGGSADLTGSNNTKTSQTASITPTDFSGRYVHWGIREHGMAAAMNGIALHGGLIPYSGGFLIFSDYCRPSIRLASLMGIRVIHVLTHDSIGLGEDGPTHQPVEQMAALRAIPNLMMFRPADATEVAECWQIALTHTDRPSGIALTRQNLIAARTEYSAENLSAKGGYELLGADDAKVSIFATGSEVELAIQARAALAAKGIAARVVSVPCFELFFEQPEEYRNAVIGTAPVKIGVEAAIRQGWDEIIGSHGTFIGMKSFGASGPYKELYKHFGITVEAIVEAAEAKLS
- a CDS encoding DUF4164 domain-containing protein; its protein translation is MATDKAEAALGALKQAISGLENAIDMRLELQRANGEVEQEVKRVHIDRARLAQELDQSQFRANRLEEVNREVSRRLVTAMETIRAVLDR
- a CDS encoding cell division protein ZapA; this translates as MAQVTVTIDGKAYRMACEEGQENHLTDLASQFDRYVSHLKSQFGEIGDLRVTVMAGIMVMDELSELKRRIAAAEATSAGAIGREDDILAAIMELTERLNGLTRKLTEKPQAAASPTENQHH
- a CDS encoding FMN-binding negative transcriptional regulator, which encodes MYQPPHFRQTDHEALCQFIMAQPFGLLISSGSGGLIANPLPFFLLRGNDTQPDRLLAHMARANPQWQAIDAGDEVLVAFMGSDHYISPNWYPSKQETGKVVPTWNYQTVQVRGMAKAHQDPAWLLAQVRLLTDQMEASGPRPWAVDDAPDNFVAAQMRGIVGVEVQISHLEGKLKASQNRTDIDRQGVLDGLGGQATPQANAMAALMRRAKS
- a CDS encoding methyl-accepting chemotaxis protein, whose protein sequence is MKFLSRFGLVGTITVVTTLILVVSLGAVAWTISRQVHERVTQQAIDSQNSSLRVAATLLERDVPGVKVSWGRDGNVERISAQTLPAQFANHDTIDSIGRMTGQTATLFTLDEATKGYIRRTTNIIKPDGQRAVGTPLDPTGAVYSALVKGETYRGQAAILGTDYYTIYKPIINSSGSVIGILYAGVRVAEIAGISDQMAQAVAITAGIALLVSLLLMVFITRKTMRPIPELTAAASSLADGRTDVEVPHQSLRNEIGALARALEVFREDALKKLQLEQDANETRARNDRERAEREAEKDADAANIRNCADMLAVAMNRLSSGDLTTRIDQSFIPELEPLRVDFNNSVNNLSLAFARLRNEAMSVEASGNEMRSAAGALASRTEQQAASLEETSAALEQVTGTVRSAADRAQQAAALASDAQVSTEGSSKVVADAVSAMGRIEQASSEISKIINVIDEIAFQTNLLALNAGVEAARAGEAGKGFAVVAQEVRELAQRSANAAKDIKALISKSGTEVAGGVRLVRETGDALGAISQQVSMINGLIAEIATSSREQSTGLQEINTSVNHMDQFTQKNAAMVEETTAVTHKLAESATTLVSLIAEFKVPGEAASWAPNHQPAPASRAPAAKPLAASRIKPAQPSSRPVGSPARSMMGKLASAFTGGSSAAAASSASGGNNWEEF
- a CDS encoding 5-formyltetrahydrofolate cyclo-ligase, which gives rise to MPLDSTKNHLRQQSLARRDAIPAHIRADHSAAIAHHGASAIEIAPSAMISGFLPIRSEVDTQPLMEMLRQRGADLCLPVVLDRQTICFRQWHSQEPLIDTGFGTRGPGPDAPVVDPQVLLIPLAAFDRHGNRIGYGAGHYDRAIARLHQKGLDPLLIGIAFDCQEVADVPFEPHDVALHAILTESGYKNFKT
- a CDS encoding TIGR00282 family metallophosphoesterase is translated as MRLLFLGDMVGKTGRTAVWEKLPGLVSDLKLDFVIVNGENAAGGFGITEDIFLETINAGADVVTTGNHVWDQKEAITFSGRHDQFLRPANYPAGTPGKGSGLYYARNGARVLVANIMGRVFMHPELDDPFKSAETILAACPLKEQADAIIFDFHAEATSEKQCFGHFVDGRASFVVGTHTHVPTADHQILNGGTAYMSDAGMCGDYDSSLGMEKEEPLNRFISKMPKGRFEAAHGPATICGVGVEISDSTGLAEKIAPLRIGPRLTETIPAFWA
- a CDS encoding phosphoglycerate kinase, producing MPAFKTLDDLTDIAGKRVLLRVDLNVPVSGGKVTDATRIERVAPTIKELSAKGAKVILLAHFGRPKGEPVADMSLSQIISAVEEVLDQAVAFGEDCVGEPAERAVAALNNGDILLLENTRFHKGEEKNDADFTAELAKNGDIYVNDAFSAAHRAHASTEGLAHILPAYAGRTMQAELEALEKGLGKPTHPVVAIVGGAKVSSKIDLLMNLVKKVDALVIGGGMANTFIAAQGIDVGKSLCEHDLAATAKQIMIEAETAGCTIVLPVDGVVAREFKANAANETVSVSAIPADAMMLDVGPKSVAVVNDWITKAATLVWNGPLGAFEIPPFDTATVSAAKHAAERSKAGKLVSVAGGGDTVSALNHAGVVDDFSYVSTAGGAFLEWMEGKELPGVAVLTRPA